The region CACCGAGCTGCCTGGCGGCTGGCGGGTCTCGCGCTCGGCCGGCCGCCTCCGGCTCGACCCCCCGCCGCCCTGAGCCGGCCACGGCCGACGACCGGAGCCCCGCGCCTGGCGGCCCTCGCTGTCCCGGGACGTTCTCGGCCCGGTTCTGCACCCCTGCGGTCCGAGACCGTGCCGAGAACGCGGGCGGCCGGTTCCGGAGCCGGCCGCCCGCACCACCCCCCCGGTGCGGAACGGCCGACCCGCGCGCCGGCACTCACTCGGCGCCGAGAGCATAGTGCTACTCATCAGTCTGTCGATCTATCAGTAGCGAAGACTGATCATGGGCCCGATGGAGGGACACCTGCAACGTGTGGTGGGGGCGAACCTGCGGGCCATCCGGAGGCGCACCGGGCTGTCGCAGGAGCGGATGGCCGAGCGCCTCGACTGGCACCGCACCTACGTCGGCGGCGTCGAGCGGGGCGAGCGGAACCTGACCCTGCGCAGCGTCGAGCGCCTGGCCGACCTCCTCGAGGTCGACCCCCTCGACCTCCTCAGCGAAGGCCGCGGCCTCGACGACTAGGTCATCTCGCCGGGGACAACCTCCCCGCCGAGCACAACTAGGCGAGGGTGAGGTGGGCCGGGCCGTGGCGCACCTCACCGATCACGGCCCACCCCTGGTCCCGGAGGCGCTCGGCGTCCCGGGGAGGGACGGCGGCCAGCAGGCCGCCGCTGGTCTGGGGGTCGTGGGCCAGGGCCTCGACGGCGGGATCGAGGTGCGGGCCCACGTCCACGTGGTCCTGGTGGGCCTCCCGGTTGCGGGCGTCGCCGCCGGTGCGGACGCCCCGGGCCGCAGCGGCGTGGGCGCCGGGCAACAGGGGCAGGGCCCCGGCCTCGAGGTGGAGGGCCAGGGCGCTGCGGTCGGCGACCTCCCAGGCGTGGCCCAGCAGGCCGTATCCGGTCACGTCGGTGCAGGCGTGGGGACCGGCCCCGCCGTCGATCGCCGCCAGTTGGGCCGCGGCCGCCCGGTTGAGGGTCCGCATGGACACAACCGCGGCGCCCACGGCCACCGGTTCGCCGCCGGCCAGGGCGATGCCGGTGCCCAGCGGCTTGGACAGCACCAGCGCGTCGCCGGCCCGGGCCCGGCCCTTGGTCCACACTCGCTGCGGGTGGACGAGGCCCTGGACCGCCAGGCCGAAGATGGGCTCCGGGTTGCGGATGGTGTGGCCGCCGGCCACCACGCCCCCGGCGGCCCGCACCGTCTCGGACGCCCCGTCGAGGATGGCGGCGATGGCGTCGGTGGGCAGCTCCTCGGGGAAGGCGGCCAAGTTCAGGGCCAAGCGGACCTCGCCGCCCATGGCGAAGACGTCGGAGCAGGCGTTGGCCGCGGCCACCGCCCCGAAGTCGTGGGGGTCGTCGACCAGCGGTGGGAAGAAGTCGGTC is a window of Acidimicrobiales bacterium DNA encoding:
- a CDS encoding helix-turn-helix transcriptional regulator → MEGHLQRVVGANLRAIRRRTGLSQERMAERLDWHRTYVGGVERGERNLTLRSVERLADLLEVDPLDLLSEGRGLDD
- the selD gene encoding selenide, water dikinase SelD; the encoded protein is MPTPAVSPVRLTEWTTCGGCAAKWGAAPLRALVAGLGDGAAADPLLIGLAPSDDAAVYRLTDDLALVSTTDFFPPLVDDPHDFGAVAAANACSDVFAMGGEVRLALNLAAFPEELPTDAIAAILDGASETVRAAGGVVAGGHTIRNPEPIFGLAVQGLVHPQRVWTKGRARAGDALVLSKPLGTGIALAGGEPVAVGAAVVSMRTLNRAAAAQLAAIDGGAGPHACTDVTGYGLLGHAWEVADRSALALHLEAGALPLLPGAHAAAARGVRTGGDARNREAHQDHVDVGPHLDPAVEALAHDPQTSGGLLAAVPPRDAERLRDQGWAVIGEVRHGPAHLTLA